A single Mangifera indica cultivar Alphonso chromosome 20, CATAS_Mindica_2.1, whole genome shotgun sequence DNA region contains:
- the LOC123204472 gene encoding dihydropyrimidine dehydrogenase (NADP(+)), chloroplastic-like yields MASLNLSHIRGNPAFAEFPLTRPVRPSLSSPVSRVGFRVLGQAQPSSSEPDLSVTVNGLHMPNPFVIGSGPPGTNYTVMKRAFDEGWGAVIAKTVSLDAAKVINVTPRYARLRTDGNGSAKGQIIGWENIELISDRPFETMLKEFKQLKEEYPDRILIASIMEEYDKAAWEELIDRVEQTGIDAIEVNFSCPHGMPERKMGAAVGQDCGLLEEVCGWINAKATVPVWAKMTPNITDITEPARVALKSGCEGVSAINTIMSIMGINLKTLRPEPCVEGYSTPGGYSFKAVHPIALGKVMNIAKMMKAEFSDGDYSLSGIGGVEKGADAAEFILLGANTVQVCTGVMMHGYPLVKKLCEELKDFMRSHNFSTIEDFRGASLEYFTTHTDLVQRQQEAIRQRKAVKKGLQSDKDWTGDGFVKETESMVSN; encoded by the exons atggcGTCCCTGAATTTGAGTCACATCAGAGGCAACCCTGCCTTTGCTGAGTTCCCTTTGACTCGTCCAGTTCGACCCAGTTTGAGTTCACCCGTTTCCCGAGTTGGATTCAGAGTGTTGGGTCAAGCTCAGCCTTCTTCTTCAGAACCGGATTTGAGTGTTACAGTAAATGGACTTCACATGCCCAACCCGTTTGTTATCGGGTCGGGTCCTCCTGGAACCAACTATACTGTCATGAAGAGAGCCTTCGATGAAGGCTGGGGTGCTGTGATCGCCAAAACT GTTTCATTAGATGCAGCTAAGGTTATTAATGTAACGCCGAGATATGCCCGCTTAAGGACGGACGGAAACGGCTCTGCCAAAGGGCAGATTATTGGATGGGAAAACATAGAACTGATAAGTGACCGGCCATTCGAAACAATGCTTAAAGAATTCAAGCAATTGAAGGAAGAGTATCCAGATAGGATTCTCATAGCTTCAATTATGGAGGAGTATGACAAGGCTGCTTGGGAAGAGCTTATTGATCGAGTTGAGCAAACGGGGATT GATGCCATTGAAGTTAATTTCTCGTGCCCCCACGGAATGCCAGAGAGAAAAATGGGGGCAGCTGTTGGCCAAGACTGCGGCCTGCTGGAGGAGGTTTGCGGATGGATAAATGCAAAAGCTACTGTTCCAGTGTGGGCAAAGATGACTCCTAACATTACTGACATTACTGAG CCGGCAAGGGTGGCTCTGAAATCAGGATGTGAAGGGGTGTCTGCTATTAACACAATCATGAGCATTATGGGAATCAATCTCAAGACTTTGCGACCTGAACCTTGTGTTGAGGG ttACTCTACACCTGGAGGCTATTCTTTTAAGGCAGTCCATCCTATTGCACTGGGAAAAGTGATGAATATTGCAAAAATGATGAAGGCTGAATTTAGTGATGGGGACTATTCACTTTCTGGTATTGGAGGTGTTGAGAAAGGTGCTGATGCTGCTGAATTTATTCTTCTCGGAGCAAATACTGTTCAG GTCTGCACTGGCGTTATGATGCATGGATATCCCCTTGTGAAGAAGCTTTGCGAAGAGCTGAAGGACTTCATGAGATCGCACAATTTCTCGACCATAGAAGATTTCCGAGG GGCTTCTCTAGAGTATTTCACAACTCATACAGACTTAGTACAGAGACAGCAAGAAGCTATCCGACAGAGGAAAGCGGTGAAGAAAGGCTTACAGTCGGACAAAGATTGGACCGGGGATGGCTTCGTGAAAGAGACGGAAAGCATGGTTTCTAACTGA